One Melospiza melodia melodia isolate bMelMel2 chromosome 1, bMelMel2.pri, whole genome shotgun sequence genomic window carries:
- the ST3GAL1 gene encoding CMP-N-acetylneuraminate-beta-galactosamide-alpha-2,3-sialyltransferase 1: MVLVRRRNVKVFTFAFLLITVTSFLLNYTHQVTSTTWDPRHLVVQFSEHVQKLFKYPRRPCSCHTCISELGHSLWFDQRFNSTMQPFLTSHNALIPEDSYRWWLKLQGEKAPKSLNATLAELFGVIPGDGDPLQERGSNSCRRCAVVGNSGNLRQSQYGHDIDSHDFVLRMNRAPTAGYESDVGSKTTHHFVYPESYRELAANVSMILIPFKTLDLRWVVTALTTGTINFTYVPVPRKIKVKKEKILVYNPAFMKYIYENWLEHHGRYPSTGLLSLMFALHVCDEVNVYGFGADSKGHWHHYWENNTSGGAFRKTGVHDGDFEFNITLTLASIEKIKFFKGR, encoded by the exons ATGGTTTTGGTGAGGAGGAGGAATGTGAAAGTGTTCACCTTCGCCTTCCTGCTGATCACAGTGACATCCTTCCTGCTCAACTACACTCACCAGGTGACCTCCACCACCTGGGACCCCCGACATCTCGTGGTGCAGTTCTCAGAGCACGTCCAGAAGCTCTTCAAGTACCCCAGGagaccctgcagctgccacacgtgCATTTCCGAGCTGGGACATTCCCTCTGGTTCGACCAGAGATTCAACTCAACTATGCAACCTTTCCTGACCTCACACAATGCCTTGATCCCAGAAGACAGCTACAGGTGGTGGCTG AAGCTGCAGGGAGAGAAAGCTCCGAAGAGCCTGAATGCCACCCTGGCAGAGCTGTTTGGGGTGATCCCTGGGGACGGGGACCCTCTGCAGGAGCGCGGCTCCAACTCCTGCCGGCGCTGCGCCGTCGTGGGCAACTCGGGCAACCTGCGGCAGTCCCAGTACGGCCACGACATCGACTCCCACGACTTCGTGCTCAG AATGAACCGTGCCCCCACTGCTGGCTACGAATCAGATGTTGGGAGCAAGACCACTCACCACTTTGTTTATCCTGAGAGCTACAGAGAGCTGGCAGCAAATGTGAGCATGATCCTGATCCCCTTCAAAACCCTGGATCTGCGCTGGGTCGTCACTGCTCTCACCACTGGCACCATCAACTT CACATATGTTCCAGTTCCAAGGAAAATCAAAGTCAAAAAAGAAAAG ATCCTAGTTTATAATCCAGCTTTCATGAAATACATCTATGAAAACTGGCTGGAGCATCATGGGAGATACCCCTCCACAGGCCTTCTGTCTTTGATGTTTGCTCTCCATGTATGCGATGAG GTCAATGTGTATGGCTTTGGAGCAGACAGCAAAGGACACTGGCACCATTACTGGGAGAACAACACTTCAGGTGGGGCTTTCCGGAAGACTGGCGTCCACGACGGGGACTTTGAGTTCAATATAACTTTGACTCTTGCCTccattgaaaaaataaaattcttcaaGGGCAGATGA